A stretch of DNA from Takifugu flavidus isolate HTHZ2018 chromosome 22, ASM371156v2, whole genome shotgun sequence:
CTCAGAcaaatttgtttttgttgcccATTTGGACAACAGAAGGTGGTGGCCAGGACCAGAGTGCAACTGTGCCAGACTAAAGGCTGCCTGGGCTCCTGTCGGAGGCTACACGTGTGCAAAGGCTTCCTGCTCGGTGGATCCTGTCAACCGATGCTGACCAGGCGAGGAATTCCATTAGAGATGGAGGAACAAAGTCATTCAATTTACCATCACATGTATTTTTGTGACAGAACTTTAATTTTCCGCTCAAAAGGAAGTGAACTCACGCGCATTAGCGGTTGCCTTTGCAAACACACAAGCGTGCGAACTAATATTTCATAAACGCCCTTTTAGATTATTTTTACAGTAAATTCTATTTGCTGCGTGTCTCTTTTACAGTCACATATTTCCACTCACAAGTGTTTGCAAAGTTGAACCCAGATGAAGGTTAAGCTAATATTAGGTTATAGCTGCTCCTAAATAGTAATGCAGTTATTTAAAAAGACTTTGTGTGACTGTAGATTTAAACGATAAGACAAAGAGAAACGTTCTGTTTTGTTAACAGTGGAGGGTGCAGCTTCTCCCATGAGCTGAACTCTGAACACAACAGGAGGATCCTGGGGGAGCACGAGCTGGACGACCTGAGCAGGGAGGAGCTGTGCACGCTGCTGATGCAGAGCGACGACCAAATGCTGCCTCCTGTAAGGATGAATATGCACGCACGATCACCAGCTCGGGTCCTAAGGctcctttcttttctctaaCAGCATCTCCCTTTGTCTCGTGCTGACTGTCACAGATATGCCACGACTACAACAACGGCCCAGGGTTGTTCGGACGGTGCCAAGGTGGTTATGGTTGCAGGCGGGTGCACATCTGCGAGAGGTTCTTAAACCATGACTGCAGATGTTCACGTAACCACACTTTCAGAGCCCCACACACACTAAAAGTTCTGCACGACATACCGGAACATCTCATTCACTCCTTAAGGTCGACTTACGCGAACATACAGGCTGTGAAGTACCATAAGGAGGCTTCGAAGCGACAGGCTCCATGGAGACAACCCGGAACAAAGCTTCTGATGTGAGAGGTGATGGCAcccaggggaggaagaggacgtgGAGGAAGGAACAGCCGTCCAGAAGGAGCATATTCCATTGAAGACCTCCGCGTCGGCTTCAGTGTTTTAGAACTGATGGGCTTGGATGGCTGAGAATCATGTGAGAATGTACCAGAAAAGTCACCTTCAGTCTTTTTAAATCACCGGTCACTACGGAGAGTTGTATAATCAGGCAGTTGCTCAATTCAGATCTGGTGAAAGTGAGAGACCCAGAGGAATGTCAGCAACAACTGCGCGTAGGACTTATG
This window harbors:
- the LOC130519352 gene encoding protein mono-ADP-ribosyltransferase PARP12-like — its product is MLTSGGCSFSHELNSEHNRRILGEHELDDLSREELCTLLMQSDDQMLPPICHDYNNGPGLFGRCQGGYGCRRVHICERFLNHDCRCSRNHTFRAPHTLKVLHDIPEHLIHSLRSTYANIQAVKYHKEASKRQAPWRQPGTKLLM